Proteins from one Chroococcidiopsis sp. CCMEE 29 genomic window:
- a CDS encoding EamA family transporter: MLDVPAVRSTRLSSSSLGLIAILLTVLCWAVAANVAHDLFMAGINPLELAGTSAMIATLGFAILNSFWGGGQTRPMNLKQFALGLVLVFLVGADYIAIQQLPVAIAIVLLFTSPILVVLWTAFAARRIPSRFVLIALTLSILGVVLVSKLLESNLAQVNWFGIGIGLTTAVFFAAYIILSEQMAGTGEPVGILLKTYAVASLFWLAYQLTQGLPTALLTPEHFPKVLVVGIVGNLLPYLLFLWSIQRVHAERAAIVATLEPFVAAILAWLWFGQTLTLLQIAGGILIIVAVTAMQLKVPQPSPYQHSEQR; this comes from the coding sequence ATGTTGGACGTTCCTGCCGTCAGATCAACACGCCTTTCCTCCAGTTCGCTAGGGCTGATTGCGATTCTCCTAACGGTTTTGTGTTGGGCAGTTGCCGCTAATGTTGCCCACGATTTGTTTATGGCAGGCATCAACCCACTGGAATTAGCCGGAACCAGTGCCATGATTGCCACTTTGGGTTTCGCAATTCTCAATAGTTTCTGGGGGGGCGGACAGACCAGACCCATGAACTTGAAACAGTTTGCCTTAGGACTGGTGTTGGTCTTTCTGGTTGGTGCGGATTACATTGCCATTCAACAGTTGCCTGTGGCGATCGCGATCGTCTTGCTGTTCACTTCACCGATTCTGGTGGTGCTATGGACCGCGTTTGCTGCTCGTCGTATCCCATCTCGATTCGTTCTAATTGCCCTGACGCTGTCGATTCTGGGCGTTGTTTTGGTCTCGAAACTTCTGGAAAGCAATTTAGCTCAGGTCAATTGGTTTGGCATTGGTATTGGTCTCACCACTGCTGTATTCTTTGCCGCCTACATCATCTTAAGTGAGCAAATGGCAGGTACGGGTGAACCAGTAGGTATCTTGCTGAAAACCTATGCTGTTGCCAGCTTGTTCTGGTTAGCGTATCAGCTCACCCAAGGATTGCCCACCGCTCTGCTGACTCCTGAACACTTTCCCAAAGTGCTAGTGGTTGGAATTGTCGGAAATCTGCTGCCCTATCTGCTGTTTTTGTGGAGCATTCAACGAGTTCATGCCGAACGAGCGGCGATCGTTGCCACCTTAGAACCCTTTGTTGCTGCAATTTTAGCCTGGCTGTGGTTTGGTCAAACCTTAACACTGCTGCAAATTGCAGGTGGCATTCTCATCATCGTCGCCGTTACTGCCATGCAACTGAAAGTGCCTCAACCTTCTCCATATCAGCACAGTGAACAACGCTGA
- a CDS encoding glutathione S-transferase family protein: MSIPELELVSHHLCPYVQRAVITLLEKEIPHQRTYIDLSNKPDWFRQISPLGKVPLLKVGDEVLFESAVICEYLDEITPGSLHPTDPLAKAKHRAWIEFGSSILNTIAGFYNAATEEAFEQKRRDLVDKFAWIERHWQGNGYFAGDRFLLVDAVYGPIFRYFDVFDSIADFKVFVNTPNVRGWRQALQARSSIQQAVTGDYPERLLMFLIQRHSYLSDLVHSKTDYLPANVM; encoded by the coding sequence ATGTCTATTCCAGAATTAGAACTTGTCAGTCATCATCTGTGTCCTTATGTTCAACGGGCAGTAATCACGCTGTTAGAGAAAGAGATTCCTCACCAGCGCACTTACATTGATTTATCGAACAAACCTGACTGGTTTCGTCAGATCTCTCCACTGGGGAAAGTTCCTCTGTTAAAAGTTGGCGATGAAGTTTTGTTTGAATCAGCGGTCATTTGCGAGTACTTGGATGAAATTACGCCTGGTTCACTCCATCCGACCGACCCACTTGCCAAAGCTAAGCACCGCGCTTGGATTGAATTTGGCTCCAGCATTCTGAATACGATCGCAGGATTTTATAATGCCGCCACTGAAGAAGCATTTGAGCAGAAGCGCCGTGACCTCGTAGATAAATTTGCCTGGATCGAGCGTCACTGGCAAGGCAATGGTTACTTTGCGGGCGATCGGTTCTTATTAGTTGATGCAGTATATGGACCGATCTTTCGCTACTTTGATGTGTTTGACTCGATTGCCGATTTCAAGGTTTTTGTAAACACACCCAACGTTCGAGGCTGGCGACAAGCATTGCAAGCTCGTTCTTCAATTCAACAGGCTGTTACTGGGGACTATCCTGAACGATTGCTCATGTTTCTCATCCAACGGCATTCTTACCTATCTGATCTAGTGCATTCCAAAACTGATTACCTTCCAGCTAACGTAATGTAA
- a CDS encoding glutathione S-transferase C-terminal domain-containing protein codes for MKLLVDGVWHSGFQPLKGERISAGSFRNFISADGSSGFKAQPDRYHLYVSYACPFAHRTILARKLKGLENVISISVLSPDWGDPNGWIFGNWKDTTPDTINGFDYLHQVYTKAKPDFTGRVTVPVLWDKITGTIVNNESADILRMLVTEFDAFGNASLDLYPQDLRAEIDQINAFVSDRINIGVYKVGFASSQADYDGAIDPLFEALDTLETQLSGKQYLVGDRFTQADIRLFVTLVRFDAAYYGALNCNLRHLTDYPNLWNYTRHIYHLPDVAETVKFDHIKRHYFNTYEGVINRRIIPRGPIVDFDLAPTKAMTAAAIAA; via the coding sequence ATGAAACTATTAGTGGATGGTGTTTGGCATTCTGGCTTTCAGCCACTGAAAGGGGAAAGAATTTCAGCAGGTTCTTTCCGGAATTTCATTTCTGCCGATGGGTCTTCTGGCTTTAAAGCTCAACCCGATCGCTATCATCTGTATGTTTCCTATGCCTGTCCGTTTGCCCATCGCACGATTTTGGCGCGTAAACTAAAGGGATTGGAAAACGTGATTTCAATATCGGTTCTCAGTCCGGATTGGGGCGACCCGAACGGATGGATATTTGGGAATTGGAAAGATACGACACCGGATACCATCAATGGGTTTGATTATCTTCATCAGGTGTACACCAAGGCAAAGCCAGACTTCACGGGCAGAGTCACGGTTCCAGTCCTGTGGGATAAGATAACAGGAACGATTGTCAACAATGAGTCTGCGGATATCCTGCGGATGTTGGTGACTGAATTTGATGCATTCGGGAATGCGAGTCTTGATCTCTATCCCCAAGACCTCAGAGCGGAAATTGATCAAATCAATGCCTTTGTATCCGATCGCATCAATATTGGCGTTTACAAAGTTGGTTTTGCCAGTTCTCAAGCAGATTACGATGGGGCGATCGACCCACTCTTTGAGGCGCTGGATACTCTGGAAACTCAATTGTCGGGCAAGCAATATCTTGTGGGCGATCGCTTCACTCAAGCAGATATTCGCCTGTTTGTTACTCTAGTTCGATTCGATGCGGCCTACTACGGAGCCTTGAATTGTAATCTCCGCCATCTCACCGATTATCCAAATCTATGGAACTACACGCGCCACATTTATCACTTACCCGACGTAGCTGAAACGGTGAAGTTTGACCACATCAAACGCCACTACTTCAATACTTATGAGGGTGTAATCAATCGTCGCATCATTCCCAGAGGACCGATCGTTGATTTCGACTTAGCGCCAACTAAGGCAATGACAGCAGCTGCGATCGCAGCGTGA
- a CDS encoding TetR/AcrR family transcriptional regulator, with the protein MPKETYIPCLLRLFRQYGYDGATLSKISEATGLGKASLYHHFPGGKDEMVEAVLDYLERWLEQNILQMLNSSGDALSRLQRMCDRLSELYEGGQQPCLFAILLLGSARDVFHDKVKALFRVWIDAIAAVLIESGMEEKLAQQRGEDAVIAIQGSLILSQGLDNPVPFGRVIQHLPEELYLLK; encoded by the coding sequence ATGCCTAAAGAGACCTATATTCCCTGCTTGCTACGACTGTTTCGGCAGTATGGTTACGATGGCGCAACCCTATCTAAGATTTCTGAAGCAACTGGATTGGGCAAAGCCAGCCTTTACCATCACTTCCCTGGTGGCAAGGATGAGATGGTCGAGGCAGTCTTAGATTATCTTGAACGCTGGTTGGAGCAAAACATTCTGCAAATGCTCAATAGTTCGGGTGATGCTCTCTCCCGATTGCAGCGAATGTGCGATCGCCTGAGCGAACTCTATGAAGGAGGACAGCAACCTTGTCTATTTGCCATTTTGCTGTTGGGTTCAGCAAGAGATGTATTTCACGACAAGGTAAAAGCTCTGTTTCGCGTCTGGATTGATGCGATCGCTGCCGTATTAATCGAGTCAGGTATGGAGGAGAAACTTGCCCAGCAGCGGGGTGAAGATGCGGTGATCGCCATTCAAGGTTCACTAATCTTATCGCAAGGATTGGACAATCCAGTTCCTTTTGGGCGTGTTATTCAACACTTACCAGAGGAACTATACCTATTGAAATGA
- a CDS encoding glutathione S-transferase, protein MIKLYGHELSGNSYKVKLMLSLLSLDYEWIKVDLMAGAHKQPDFLALNPFGQVPVLIDGNMVLADAQAILVYLARQYGQEQWLPLEAEPMSRAIRWLSTTAGEVRQGPEAARLYHLFKATSINLERANQKSEFILTQLNNHLAEREWLELEHPTIADVAVFPYVALAPDGKIDLTPYPHVLAWIDRVKLLPGFVGMIGIEQPMTV, encoded by the coding sequence ATGATTAAGCTATATGGTCACGAACTGTCTGGTAACAGCTACAAAGTAAAATTAATGTTGTCTCTGCTTAGCTTAGACTACGAGTGGATTAAAGTTGATTTAATGGCAGGAGCGCACAAGCAGCCTGACTTTTTAGCACTCAATCCCTTTGGACAGGTTCCAGTACTGATTGATGGAAATATGGTTCTGGCAGACGCTCAAGCGATTCTGGTTTACCTGGCGCGGCAGTATGGTCAAGAACAGTGGCTGCCACTGGAGGCAGAACCGATGAGCCGCGCGATCCGCTGGCTCTCAACGACAGCGGGAGAAGTGCGGCAAGGTCCAGAAGCTGCCCGTCTGTATCACCTATTCAAAGCAACCAGCATCAACCTGGAACGGGCAAATCAAAAATCAGAGTTCATTCTGACCCAACTCAACAATCATTTGGCAGAGCGGGAATGGCTAGAGTTAGAGCATCCGACGATCGCCGATGTGGCAGTTTTCCCCTATGTTGCCCTTGCCCCTGATGGTAAGATTGACCTCACTCCTTATCCTCATGTGCTTGCTTGGATTGATCGCGTCAAACTTCTCCCTGGCTTTGTGGGCATGATTGGCATTGAACAACCTATGACGGTTTAG
- a CDS encoding pyridoxamine 5'-phosphate oxidase family protein: MPRKFGEIAFTPEVQAAQEQRGSRQTYERYITNGPANDAITPKMEEFIAQLDGFYLGTVSSNGYPYIQFRGGQPGFLKVLDEKTLGFADFSGNVQYITVGNLSGNDKAFLFLMDYRHRKRIKIWGRAKYVEGDLELIERLRVPDYPAEIERAILFHVEATSENCPQHIPIRYSKTEVEAMMAPLQAQITELEQQLSQRNFTLMSAEGSRLPEGQAAR; the protein is encoded by the coding sequence ATGCCACGTAAATTTGGAGAAATTGCCTTTACGCCCGAAGTGCAAGCTGCTCAGGAACAGCGAGGTTCGCGACAAACCTATGAACGCTATATCACCAACGGTCCTGCTAATGATGCCATTACTCCAAAGATGGAGGAATTCATTGCTCAACTCGATGGTTTTTACCTGGGAACCGTCAGTTCCAATGGCTACCCCTACATCCAGTTTCGGGGGGGACAGCCAGGTTTTCTCAAGGTGCTGGATGAGAAAACTTTGGGCTTTGCCGACTTCTCTGGGAATGTGCAATACATCACAGTGGGCAACCTATCTGGTAATGACAAAGCGTTTCTGTTTTTAATGGACTACCGTCACCGCAAACGCATTAAAATTTGGGGCAGAGCCAAATACGTTGAAGGGGATTTGGAATTGATTGAACGACTGAGAGTACCGGACTACCCCGCCGAAATTGAACGGGCAATTCTTTTTCACGTTGAAGCCACAAGCGAGAACTGTCCCCAACATATTCCCATCCGTTATTCAAAGACGGAAGTTGAAGCGATGATGGCTCCCTTGCAAGCCCAGATTACCGAGTTAGAACAGCAGTTGAGTCAGCGAAATTTTACCTTAATGTCGGCAGAAGGCTCCCGCCTCCCCGAAGGGCAGGCGGCGAGATGA
- a CDS encoding transposase yields MITLTYEYKLAPTLKQIQVFDQWLEICRSVWNFALRERKDWANSRKCDINACSIVSEYIITPVFKRPTYASQCKALTAAKKEFPQLKIVHSQVLQQVLKQLETAFVSMWEKGFGFPRFKKKMRSFVFPQMSEKDLVGDVIKLPSIGMVKMYLSRPIPDRFSLKQARIVKRASGYYIMLSLQCNVNVPDVPPHGEPLGIDVGLRRFVATSEGELVERPRFFVDTQSQLKLLQRRLKHKKKGSKNWRKLNQKIALLHEHISNSRKDWHFKLSHHLCNQAGMIFAEDLNLKAMSRGMLCKHTLDAGFGQFLSILSWVCWKRDVYFAKVNCNGTSQTCPMCDTPTEKDLSVRVHDCVCGYRTDRDVAAAQVVKKRGLLSLNADGQAVKQNVCGVDLTGIEISSQEALKQKTQTARFGIPRQIA; encoded by the coding sequence ATGATAACGTTAACCTACGAGTACAAGCTAGCTCCCACACTTAAACAAATACAGGTTTTTGACCAGTGGTTAGAAATCTGTCGTTCGGTGTGGAATTTTGCGTTAAGAGAACGCAAGGATTGGGCTAACTCTAGGAAGTGCGATATCAATGCTTGTAGCATCGTTTCGGAATATATAATTACGCCCGTATTTAAGCGACCTACCTATGCTAGTCAATGCAAAGCATTAACCGCAGCTAAAAAGGAATTTCCTCAGCTTAAAATAGTTCACTCCCAAGTGTTGCAACAAGTTCTAAAACAACTTGAAACAGCATTTGTGTCGATGTGGGAAAAAGGATTTGGTTTTCCCCGCTTTAAGAAAAAGATGCGTTCGTTTGTCTTTCCACAAATGAGCGAAAAAGATTTGGTCGGGGATGTAATTAAGCTGCCGAGTATCGGCATGGTTAAGATGTATTTATCTCGTCCGATACCTGACAGGTTTTCTCTAAAACAGGCTCGGATTGTCAAACGTGCATCTGGATACTACATAATGCTTTCATTGCAATGCAATGTTAATGTACCTGATGTTCCTCCTCATGGGGAGCCGTTAGGGATTGATGTCGGATTGCGACGGTTTGTTGCTACATCCGAAGGCGAATTAGTTGAAAGACCTCGTTTCTTTGTTGATACCCAGAGTCAGCTGAAATTGCTACAAAGACGGTTAAAACACAAGAAAAAAGGTAGTAAGAATTGGCGCAAGCTCAACCAAAAAATAGCTCTATTGCACGAACATATTTCCAACTCAAGAAAAGACTGGCATTTCAAACTCAGCCACCATCTGTGTAATCAAGCAGGGATGATTTTTGCAGAGGACTTAAACTTAAAAGCAATGTCTAGAGGGATGCTATGCAAGCATACTTTAGATGCGGGTTTTGGTCAGTTCCTAAGTATTTTGAGTTGGGTATGTTGGAAACGCGATGTGTACTTCGCCAAAGTAAATTGCAATGGTACATCTCAAACTTGCCCCATGTGTGATACTCCAACGGAGAAAGATTTAAGCGTTAGGGTGCATGATTGCGTTTGTGGATATCGAACCGATAGAGATGTAGCAGCAGCCCAAGTAGTGAAAAAGAGAGGACTTTTAAGCCTCAACGCCGATGGACAAGCGGTGAAACAAAATGTCTGTGGAGTTGATCTGACGGGGATAGAAATATCTAGTCAAGAAGCTTTGAAGCAGAAAACCCAGACTGCGAGGTTTGGAATCCCCCGCCAGATTGCGTAA
- a CDS encoding undecaprenyl-diphosphate phosphatase, translated as MKFLLVSTIESTTTPTLGWVEEIYQAFVLGLVQGVTEFLPISSTAHLLIFAKALGWTVLGEKYFVDAIQLGSVIAIAIYFWSDICQLITGSYSAFRQHAWEREEWKILIGIAVGTLPALVAGFLIQTALSENMRRAIQGAAVIAIVSIVMALLLGLAEQIGSHKRNFTSLSVKDGILVGFGQMLALIPGGSRSGSTITAALFLGLERQTAARFSFLLGLPILTVATLYELKEAVNHSNLLALLVGIVSTFIFSYLSIAWLLRYLQHQNNWVFVWYRLAFGLAILGAILTGWMNNS; from the coding sequence ATGAAATTTCTCTTAGTTTCAACAATTGAGAGTACAACAACTCCCACTTTGGGATGGGTGGAAGAAATTTATCAAGCATTTGTACTTGGGCTGGTTCAAGGAGTTACAGAATTTCTGCCGATCAGCAGTACAGCCCACCTACTCATCTTCGCTAAAGCACTTGGTTGGACAGTCTTAGGAGAAAAATATTTTGTTGATGCCATTCAACTTGGTAGTGTCATCGCTATAGCAATCTACTTCTGGTCAGACATTTGCCAACTTATCACCGGAAGTTATTCAGCGTTTCGCCAACATGCCTGGGAGCGAGAAGAGTGGAAAATTCTGATCGGCATTGCAGTTGGTACACTACCTGCCTTAGTTGCTGGTTTTCTAATCCAAACGGCCCTGTCAGAGAATATGCGAAGGGCAATACAAGGTGCGGCAGTGATTGCCATTGTATCCATTGTGATGGCTCTACTCTTAGGATTAGCTGAACAAATTGGCAGTCATAAACGTAATTTTACTTCCCTAAGCGTTAAGGATGGGATTTTAGTTGGATTTGGTCAAATGCTAGCTCTCATTCCAGGTGGATCTCGTTCGGGTTCAACCATAACGGCTGCTTTGTTTTTAGGGTTGGAGCGACAAACAGCGGCGCGGTTTTCCTTTCTGTTAGGTTTACCAATTCTAACCGTTGCCACGCTGTATGAACTTAAAGAAGCGGTCAATCATTCTAATCTATTAGCCTTACTCGTAGGAATTGTTTCAACCTTTATCTTCTCTTATCTATCAATTGCCTGGTTATTGCGCTATTTGCAACATCAAAATAACTGGGTGTTTGTTTGGTATCGTCTTGCGTTTGGATTAGCCATTTTGGGAGCAATTCTTACTGGGTGGATGAACAACAGCTAG
- a CDS encoding TetR/AcrR family transcriptional regulator produces the protein MPKIVDHDQYRKELLMKSFDLFAQKGYSSITMRQLAQEVGVSTGTLYHYFPSKEALFLQLVEELTQQDILNFLAEAGNPPTLAERIETLFNFIAKNEDYFGKQTLLWVDFHQQNPSELMNNETLKQADEQSIQAIADYLRISDRALVDYVLNLLYGLLLRRIFGDKTLSFKQQGTLLSKMLTAYLD, from the coding sequence ATGCCTAAGATTGTTGACCACGATCAGTACCGCAAAGAACTACTGATGAAGAGTTTTGACTTGTTTGCCCAGAAGGGCTATAGCTCAATTACCATGCGGCAACTGGCTCAAGAGGTGGGAGTTTCTACCGGGACGCTTTACCATTACTTTCCCAGTAAAGAAGCTTTGTTTTTACAGTTGGTCGAAGAGCTTACCCAGCAAGACATTCTCAACTTTCTGGCTGAGGCAGGAAATCCCCCAACACTGGCAGAGCGGATTGAAACCTTGTTCAATTTTATCGCCAAAAACGAAGACTACTTCGGTAAACAAACTCTACTTTGGGTTGACTTCCATCAGCAAAACCCCTCTGAGTTGATGAATAACGAGACGCTAAAACAAGCGGATGAGCAATCCATACAGGCGATCGCAGACTACCTACGAATTTCAGACAGAGCGCTCGTTGATTATGTTCTGAACTTGCTCTATGGCTTGCTTTTAAGACGCATCTTTGGGGACAAAACACTTTCTTTTAAGCAGCAAGGGACACTGCTCAGCAAAATGCTAACTGCTTACTTGGATTAA
- a CDS encoding ABC exporter membrane fusion protein → MNLQSLSKPANRQVIRSVVAATAIIGAITFYGISQFELVGERSSQPVKTTPVRKVTALGRLEPEAEVIRLDAPLNLDGDRLAQLLVKEGDSVKAGQVVAILDSRDRLQDALAQAKEQVRVAQARLAQVKAGAKTGEIQAQEATITRLQAELAGEITSQNAAIARWQSEARNARAEYSRFEQLYRDGAISASSLDSKRLGAETAHAQLEEAIATQNRTKETLQAQLNEARATLSRIAEVRPVDVKAAQTEVDNAIAALRQAQTNLEQADIRTPMAGQILKVHTRVGEKIGDAGIADLGQTEQMVVVAEVYQTDISKVQLGQQAVITSQAFGGELQGTVSQIGLQVNRQNVFSNQPGENLDRRVIEVKIRLNPGDSKRVSGLTNLQVQTAIQL, encoded by the coding sequence ATGAATCTACAATCGCTCTCAAAGCCTGCTAATCGACAGGTAATTAGGTCAGTTGTTGCTGCTACTGCCATCATAGGAGCAATCACCTTTTATGGTATTTCCCAATTTGAGTTAGTAGGTGAGCGTTCATCTCAGCCGGTGAAGACAACTCCAGTTAGAAAAGTGACAGCTTTGGGACGATTGGAACCAGAAGCGGAAGTGATTCGCTTGGATGCGCCTTTGAATTTGGATGGCGATCGCCTTGCTCAACTACTTGTCAAAGAGGGGGATTCAGTTAAAGCAGGACAGGTGGTGGCAATTCTTGACTCGCGCGATCGCTTACAAGATGCTTTAGCACAAGCAAAAGAGCAAGTCAGAGTCGCTCAAGCTCGCTTAGCACAGGTTAAAGCTGGGGCAAAAACGGGAGAAATTCAGGCGCAGGAAGCAACAATCACCCGACTACAGGCGGAATTAGCTGGAGAAATTACTAGCCAAAACGCGGCGATCGCCCGTTGGCAATCGGAAGCTCGTAATGCTCGTGCTGAGTATAGCCGCTTTGAGCAGTTGTATCGAGACGGTGCAATTTCTGCCTCTAGTTTGGATAGTAAACGCCTGGGTGCAGAAACAGCTCACGCACAACTTGAGGAGGCGATCGCTACACAAAATCGCACGAAAGAAACACTGCAAGCTCAACTCAACGAAGCCAGAGCCACTCTTAGCCGCATTGCCGAAGTCCGTCCAGTGGATGTGAAGGCAGCTCAGACTGAGGTAGATAATGCCATCGCAGCACTGAGACAAGCACAGACTAACTTAGAACAAGCTGACATCCGAACGCCAATGGCGGGTCAAATTCTCAAGGTTCATACCCGCGTTGGAGAAAAGATCGGTGACGCTGGGATTGCCGATCTGGGGCAGACTGAGCAAATGGTCGTAGTGGCAGAGGTTTATCAAACTGATATTAGTAAAGTCCAGCTGGGACAGCAGGCAGTAATTACCAGTCAGGCATTTGGGGGCGAACTGCAAGGAACAGTCTCACAGATTGGATTGCAAGTAAACCGTCAAAATGTTTTCAGTAATCAGCCTGGAGAAAATCTAGATCGCAGGGTGATTGAGGTGAAGATTCGTCTCAATCCTGGAGACAGTAAACGAGTTTCAGGTTTGACCAACTTGCAGGTGCAGACAGCGATTCAATTATAA
- a CDS encoding DUF2834 domain-containing protein, with protein sequence MLQIVYLILCILGTVLPYSQFVPFLLEQGFDLKSFFEQLFANHISGFFGMDVIVSSLVLWFFVAWEGSRLKMNNLWIYIVSNLLVGVSLGLPLFLLMRQRKLEEADLERFIKYKNAP encoded by the coding sequence ATGCTTCAAATCGTCTACTTGATTCTTTGCATCCTGGGTACTGTTTTACCGTATTCACAGTTTGTTCCATTTTTGTTGGAGCAAGGATTCGATCTAAAAAGCTTCTTTGAGCAGCTTTTTGCTAACCATATTTCTGGATTCTTTGGGATGGATGTGATTGTCTCGTCGCTAGTTCTGTGGTTTTTTGTAGCTTGGGAAGGTTCACGTCTCAAAATGAATAATTTGTGGATTTACATTGTCAGTAACTTACTGGTTGGTGTTTCCCTTGGATTACCTCTATTTCTCCTAATGCGACAACGCAAGCTTGAAGAAGCTGATTTAGAACGATTTATAAAATACAAAAATGCTCCTTGA
- a CDS encoding GNAT family N-acetyltransferase yields MNTNVVCLKRSQIDQASEILANAFNDDPMFRYLSSEAEQARTNFLKWNCKTALRYCQPHNHIYTTASNLKGVAAWIPPGNSSFNILRLLPMLLALPFKLDWSKLGRVMSLLSTMEEHHKQDMPQPHWYLAMLGVAPAYQGQRIGSSLLQPILKQAEREGLPCYLETSTQQAVRFYQKQGFEVLWMGELPGGSPSLWTMKREPQRELVNG; encoded by the coding sequence ATGAATACGAATGTTGTTTGTCTGAAGCGATCGCAAATTGACCAGGCAAGTGAAATTCTGGCAAATGCATTTAATGACGATCCGATGTTTCGTTACCTTAGTTCTGAAGCAGAACAGGCAAGAACAAATTTCCTCAAGTGGAACTGTAAAACAGCATTACGTTATTGCCAGCCTCACAACCATATCTATACAACCGCAAGTAATTTGAAAGGAGTTGCAGCCTGGATACCTCCAGGAAATTCTTCCTTCAATATTTTGAGACTGTTGCCAATGCTGCTGGCATTGCCTTTTAAGCTGGATTGGAGCAAACTCGGGCGAGTTATGTCGCTGTTATCCACAATGGAAGAACACCATAAACAGGATATGCCTCAGCCCCACTGGTATCTAGCTATGCTCGGCGTTGCACCCGCATATCAAGGGCAAAGAATTGGTAGTTCACTGCTGCAACCGATCCTTAAACAAGCAGAGAGAGAGGGATTGCCTTGCTACCTTGAGACTTCTACACAACAAGCTGTCCGTTTCTATCAGAAACAAGGGTTTGAAGTCCTATGGATGGGTGAATTGCCAGGAGGTAGTCCCAGCCTGTGGACGATGAAAAGAGAGCCTCAGAGGGAACTAGTTAATGGATAA
- the devC gene encoding ABC transporter permease DevC: MFRKTPLAWFQLMKEKTRLAVALAGIAFADMLMFVQLGLVDALFDSATQPHQNLQADLVLINPQFQSLFGVKSFPRERLQQTLAYEGIESIRPLYISSTQWRNPETLLSREILVWGIDPANPPFALPEVNQNLEQLKLLDRVLFDRASRPEYGPITDLVKQQGTLEVQLNAQTVQTIGLFQMGASFGADGNIITSDSTFLRLFPDRQSNQIEVGLINLKPGADVPQIQSQLRTDLPPDVKVLTPQEFAQTEIDYWGDQGIGFIFGLGAVVGFIVGIVIVYQILYADVSDHLPEYATLKAMGYSDRYLLGMLLQEALLLAVLGYIPGFLLSLGLYQITYAATLLPIAMKIDRAVLVLLLTIVMCSVSGAIAMQKLRSADPADVF; this comes from the coding sequence ATGTTTCGCAAAACACCGCTGGCATGGTTCCAGTTGATGAAAGAAAAAACCCGCCTTGCCGTCGCACTGGCAGGAATTGCCTTTGCCGATATGCTGATGTTCGTGCAACTGGGACTTGTAGACGCACTGTTTGATAGTGCAACGCAACCTCACCAAAATCTCCAAGCTGATTTAGTCTTGATTAATCCCCAATTTCAAAGCCTATTTGGCGTGAAAAGTTTTCCCAGAGAGCGATTGCAGCAAACTTTGGCATATGAAGGGATAGAATCTATCCGCCCTTTGTACATTAGTTCTACCCAATGGCGCAATCCCGAAACTCTCCTCAGCCGCGAAATTTTAGTGTGGGGTATTGATCCGGCAAATCCACCATTTGCTTTACCCGAAGTAAACCAGAACCTGGAGCAGCTCAAGCTACTGGATCGAGTGCTGTTTGACCGAGCTTCTCGACCGGAATACGGTCCCATTACCGATCTGGTGAAACAACAAGGAACCTTAGAAGTGCAGTTGAATGCTCAAACCGTGCAAACGATTGGCTTGTTTCAGATGGGTGCTTCCTTTGGCGCAGATGGCAACATTATCACCAGTGATTCTACTTTCCTCAGACTATTTCCAGACCGTCAGTCCAATCAAATCGAGGTTGGTTTAATTAATCTCAAACCTGGCGCAGATGTGCCACAAATACAGTCGCAACTTAGAACAGATTTACCGCCAGATGTGAAAGTCCTTACACCGCAAGAATTTGCTCAAACCGAAATCGATTACTGGGGAGATCAAGGAATCGGGTTCATTTTTGGGCTAGGAGCGGTGGTGGGATTCATTGTGGGTATTGTGATTGTCTACCAGATCCTTTACGCTGATGTGTCCGATCACTTGCCAGAGTACGCCACGTTGAAAGCAATGGGATACAGCGATCGCTACCTACTTGGCATGTTGCTCCAAGAAGCATTACTCCTAGCAGTGCTGGGGTATATACCTGGCTTCTTGCTCTCATTGGGACTGTATCAAATCACCTATGCTGCTACCCTACTGCCGATCGCGATGAAGATTGACCGCGCTGTGTTAGTACTGCTGCTAACAATTGTGATGTGTAGTGTTTCCGGGGCGATCGCGATGCAAAAACTCCGCTCTGCCGACCCTGCTGATGTCTTCTGA